The following proteins come from a genomic window of Corynebacterium hansenii:
- a CDS encoding Na/Pi symporter: protein MTNSRRPGDGNPAPDNTPEPAGATATATEAPVADVAASEVPHGLRRLPNWALTLLAIGTLYMLIVAIGVIGDGFKGLGKDAAASLFDFATNPFIALFVGVLATAIIQSSSTTTTLVVTAVGAGALPIEVAVPMIMGANIGTSVTNTLASFGHAGHKDEFRRAFAASTVHDFFNLFAVIILLPLEIFFHPIQRSAEWVSDRIFGTVLPDPGQADFVGTLTDPVVDLIGMDGLTGLLPGSEFIDGVVTILLGVAMIFFAVSWLGKILQVLMVGRAKAILEKSVGGHPLTAMGAGLLVTVAVQSSSVTTSVMVPFAGSGALTTRQIYPLTLGANVGTTITALIAAMAVTGDGAKLALTIALVHTLFNVFGILIIYGLPFLRSLPLIGAETLARVATERKILAVAWVLTVFIIVPALAILIKVLFT from the coding sequence ATGACGAATTCCCGCCGTCCGGGCGACGGAAACCCCGCCCCGGACAACACCCCCGAACCCGCGGGAGCCACCGCGACCGCCACCGAGGCGCCCGTCGCCGACGTCGCGGCCAGCGAGGTTCCCCACGGCCTGCGCCGCCTGCCCAACTGGGCGCTGACCCTGCTGGCCATCGGCACCCTGTACATGCTCATCGTCGCCATCGGCGTGATCGGCGACGGATTCAAGGGCCTGGGCAAGGATGCCGCCGCGAGCCTCTTCGACTTCGCCACCAACCCGTTCATCGCACTGTTCGTCGGCGTGCTGGCGACGGCGATCATCCAGTCCTCCTCCACCACCACGACGCTGGTGGTCACCGCGGTCGGCGCGGGCGCGCTGCCCATCGAGGTGGCCGTGCCCATGATCATGGGCGCGAACATCGGCACGTCGGTGACCAACACCCTCGCGTCGTTCGGCCACGCCGGCCACAAGGACGAGTTCCGCCGGGCCTTCGCGGCCTCGACGGTCCACGACTTCTTCAACCTCTTCGCCGTCATCATCCTGCTGCCGCTGGAGATCTTCTTCCACCCGATCCAGCGCAGCGCCGAGTGGGTCTCCGACCGCATCTTCGGCACCGTCCTGCCCGACCCGGGCCAGGCGGACTTCGTCGGCACCCTCACCGACCCCGTGGTCGACCTCATCGGCATGGACGGCCTCACCGGTCTGCTGCCGGGCTCCGAGTTCATCGACGGCGTCGTCACCATCCTGCTCGGCGTCGCCATGATCTTCTTCGCGGTCTCCTGGCTGGGCAAGATCCTCCAGGTGCTCATGGTCGGCCGCGCCAAGGCCATCCTGGAGAAGTCCGTCGGCGGCCACCCGCTGACCGCGATGGGCGCCGGCCTCCTGGTGACGGTCGCCGTCCAGTCCTCGTCCGTGACCACCTCGGTCATGGTCCCGTTCGCCGGCTCCGGCGCCCTGACCACCCGCCAGATCTACCCGCTGACCCTGGGCGCGAACGTCGGCACGACCATCACCGCGCTCATCGCGGCGATGGCCGTCACCGGCGACGGCGCGAAGCTGGCGCTGACCATCGCGCTGGTCCACACCCTGTTCAACGTCTTCGGCATCCTGATCATCTACGGGCTGCCCTTCCTCCGCAGCCTGCCCCTCATCGGGGCGGAGACCCTGGCCCGCGTCGCCACCGAGCGCAAGATCCTCGC
- the thiC gene encoding phosphomethylpyrimidine synthase ThiC, with translation MAKHAANPMDEARDQVTTGPIYRSEKLYDDVVFDGSPFDSEDVVLRIPARRINLTDGTHFDAYDTSGPYTETDADPDLHGGLPKTRDSWPTPAPAPASSQSPELKASTQLAWARAGIVTPEMAFVAAREDVDAELVRSEVAAGRAVICANKNHPELEPMIIGKKFAVKVNANIGNSVVTSSIAEEVEKMVWATRWGADTIMDLSTGADIHETREWILRNSPVPVGTVPIYQALEKVNGDPAKLTWEIYRDTVIEQAEQGVDYMTVHAGVLLRYVPLAANRVTGIVSRGGSIMAAWCLAHHRESFLYENFAELCDIFAEYDITFSLGDGLRPGSIADANDEAQFAELRTLGELTKIAKSRGVQVMIEGPGHVPMHKIAENVRLEEELCEEAPFYTLGPLATDIAPGYDHITSAIGAAMIAQAGTAMLCYVTPKEHLGLPNRDDVKVGVITYKIAAHSADLAKGLPRAQERDDALSKARFEFRWHDQFALALDPDTALEYHDETLPAEPAKTAHFCSMCGPKFCSMRISQDVRDYAREHGLETVEAIEAGMAEKSEEFEAAGGRVYLPLTAE, from the coding sequence ATGGCGAAGCATGCCGCCAACCCCATGGACGAGGCCCGTGACCAGGTCACCACCGGCCCGATCTACCGCTCCGAGAAGCTTTACGACGACGTCGTGTTCGACGGTTCGCCGTTTGATTCGGAGGATGTCGTCCTCCGCATCCCGGCCCGCCGCATCAACCTCACCGATGGCACGCACTTCGACGCGTACGACACCTCCGGCCCGTACACCGAAACCGACGCCGACCCCGATCTGCACGGCGGTCTGCCCAAGACCAGGGACAGCTGGCCGACCCCTGCACCGGCGCCGGCGTCGTCGCAAAGCCCGGAACTCAAGGCTTCGACGCAGCTGGCCTGGGCCCGCGCGGGGATCGTCACCCCGGAGATGGCCTTCGTCGCCGCCCGCGAGGACGTCGACGCCGAGCTGGTCCGCTCGGAGGTCGCCGCGGGCCGCGCGGTGATCTGCGCGAACAAGAACCACCCGGAGCTGGAGCCGATGATCATCGGCAAGAAGTTCGCCGTGAAGGTCAACGCGAACATCGGCAACTCCGTGGTCACCTCGTCGATCGCCGAGGAGGTGGAGAAGATGGTGTGGGCCACCCGCTGGGGCGCCGACACGATCATGGACCTGTCCACCGGCGCCGACATCCACGAAACCCGCGAATGGATCCTGCGCAACTCCCCCGTGCCCGTCGGCACCGTGCCCATCTACCAGGCGCTGGAGAAGGTCAACGGCGACCCGGCCAAGCTGACCTGGGAGATCTACCGCGACACCGTCATCGAGCAGGCCGAGCAGGGCGTCGATTACATGACCGTCCACGCCGGCGTGCTGCTGCGCTACGTGCCGCTCGCCGCAAACCGCGTCACCGGCATCGTCTCGCGCGGCGGGTCGATCATGGCGGCCTGGTGCCTGGCGCACCACCGCGAGTCCTTCCTGTACGAGAACTTCGCCGAGCTCTGCGACATCTTCGCCGAGTACGACATCACCTTCTCTCTCGGCGACGGCCTGCGCCCCGGCTCGATCGCCGACGCCAACGACGAAGCCCAGTTCGCGGAGCTGCGGACCCTCGGCGAGCTGACCAAGATCGCGAAGTCCCGCGGCGTGCAGGTCATGATCGAGGGCCCGGGGCACGTGCCCATGCACAAGATCGCCGAGAACGTGCGCCTGGAAGAGGAGCTGTGCGAGGAGGCCCCGTTCTACACCCTGGGTCCGCTGGCGACGGACATCGCGCCGGGATACGACCACATCACCTCCGCCATCGGCGCGGCGATGATCGCGCAGGCGGGCACCGCGATGCTGTGCTACGTCACCCCCAAGGAGCACCTGGGGCTGCCGAACCGCGACGACGTGAAGGTCGGCGTGATCACCTACAAGATCGCCGCGCACTCGGCGGACCTGGCCAAGGGCCTGCCCCGGGCCCAGGAGCGCGATGACGCGCTGTCCAAGGCGCGCTTCGAGTTCCGCTGGCACGACCAGTTCGCGCTGGCCCTCGACCCCGACACCGCGCTGGAGTACCACGACGAGACGCTGCCGGCGGAACCGGCGAAGACCGCGCACTTCTGCTCGATGTGCGGGCCGAAGTTCTGCTCCATGCGCATTTCGCAGGACGTGCGCGACTACGCCCGCGAGCACGGCCTGGAGACCGTCGAGGCCATCGAGGCCGGCATGGCGGAGAAGTCCGAGGAGTTCGAGGCGGCCGGCGGCCGCGTGTACCTGCCGCTGACGGCGGAGTAG
- a CDS encoding LuxR C-terminal-related transcriptional regulator, protein MPHNRPRDRDLAKQLVRELRRDADLPVVFLGIGGQAGVTIGEGIGLRSDGVRGVNVIPGEGLGGRVLRDRRPAVVADYEAARTITDSYLTQVQNEGLGPVMAVPILSSIGETRMVLYGAHREKFEFGDRIRSVAMRLATKAATELRIRDEVDRRIGMAQRSTAELREAGEGPGSSDLERLRELHADLRAIAATTADEEARDKLLAASGGIAAILFPGAGGDAVRAADAGGAGAAAGGGAGAQADAPALTARELDVLSQVALGCTNAEAAARLSLSVETVKAYLRNASAKLGAKGRHAAVSRARILGLIP, encoded by the coding sequence ATGCCGCACAACCGGCCGCGGGACCGCGACCTGGCGAAGCAGCTCGTGCGCGAACTGCGCAGGGACGCGGACCTCCCGGTCGTGTTCCTGGGCATCGGCGGGCAGGCGGGGGTGACCATCGGGGAGGGCATCGGCCTGCGCTCGGACGGCGTCCGCGGCGTCAACGTCATCCCGGGAGAGGGGCTCGGCGGGCGCGTTCTCCGGGACCGGCGCCCCGCGGTCGTCGCGGACTACGAGGCCGCGCGCACCATCACCGACAGTTATCTGACGCAGGTGCAGAACGAGGGGCTCGGCCCCGTCATGGCGGTGCCCATACTCTCCAGCATCGGGGAGACCAGGATGGTGCTGTACGGCGCGCACCGGGAGAAATTCGAGTTCGGGGACCGGATCCGGTCGGTGGCGATGCGCCTGGCGACGAAGGCCGCCACCGAGCTGCGCATCCGCGATGAAGTGGACCGGCGGATCGGCATGGCGCAACGCAGCACCGCGGAACTCCGCGAGGCGGGGGAGGGGCCCGGATCGTCCGACTTGGAACGGCTGCGGGAATTGCACGCGGATCTGCGCGCCATCGCCGCCACGACCGCGGACGAGGAGGCCCGGGACAAGCTGCTCGCGGCGTCCGGCGGCATCGCGGCGATCCTGTTCCCGGGCGCCGGGGGAGATGCGGTGCGCGCGGCCGACGCCGGGGGAGCGGGAGCCGCAGCCGGAGGGGGCGCTGGCGCGCAGGCGGATGCGCCGGCGTTGACGGCCCGCGAACTCGACGTGCTGTCGCAGGTCGCGTTGGGGTGCACCAATGCGGAGGCGGCGGCGCGGCTGTCGCTGAGCGTGGAGACCGTCAAGGCCTATCTGCGCAACGCCAGCGCCAAGCTCGGCGCGAAGGGTCGGCATGCGGCGGTGAGCCGCGCGCGGATCCTCGGTCTCATTCCCTGA
- a CDS encoding MFS transporter, with product MANSLTADNSSAIGAATVAPAPAAEPVKGPSLRRVATASLVGTTIEFYDFFIYGTAAALVFPTVFFPNMTPMLSTVASFATFGVAFLARPLGSVVFGHFGDILGRKRTLVWTLLMMGLATLFIGLLPGYESGVFGFFESGIGVWGPVLLVAMRFLQGMAVGGEWAGATLLTAEYAPPGKRGAYAMFPQLGAAIAFFLSSGTFVVVFLAIGETSNAFLEWAWRIPFLLSIVMVFVGLYVRLAIQETPSFKKEQERRAQDKANGVRRTLPFMDTIRYQWREAMTGGIALASLFSLFYMGTSYLTSYGTKALGLERIEILAVGMVAAVIFGAAIAGFAALSDRIGRTRVILTSTILAVLWTPALFWVLDFGTIWHFALGLIVTMVIFGISYGPAGAMLPEMFRVDLRYTGAGLAYNIAAILGGAIPPLIAAPLAEAYGGLAVGLFLAAISLTSTIAVTRIRSNHEDDIDEHNQLVRESDALAKP from the coding sequence ATGGCCAATTCCCTCACGGCGGACAACTCGTCCGCCATCGGAGCCGCCACGGTGGCGCCGGCCCCCGCCGCGGAGCCCGTGAAGGGCCCCTCGCTGCGCAGGGTCGCCACCGCGAGCCTCGTGGGCACCACCATCGAGTTCTACGACTTCTTCATCTACGGCACCGCCGCCGCCCTGGTGTTCCCCACGGTGTTCTTCCCGAACATGACCCCGATGCTGTCGACGGTCGCCTCCTTCGCCACCTTCGGCGTCGCGTTCCTCGCCCGGCCCCTCGGCTCCGTGGTGTTCGGCCACTTCGGCGACATCCTCGGCCGCAAGCGCACCCTGGTCTGGACCCTGCTGATGATGGGTCTGGCGACCCTGTTCATCGGCCTGCTGCCGGGCTACGAGTCGGGCGTCTTCGGCTTCTTCGAATCCGGCATCGGCGTCTGGGGCCCGGTGCTCCTGGTGGCCATGCGCTTCCTGCAGGGCATGGCCGTGGGCGGTGAATGGGCCGGCGCGACATTGCTGACGGCGGAATACGCGCCGCCGGGCAAGCGCGGCGCCTACGCAATGTTCCCGCAGCTCGGTGCGGCCATCGCCTTCTTCCTCTCCTCCGGCACCTTCGTGGTCGTCTTCCTCGCCATCGGCGAAACCTCCAACGCCTTCCTTGAGTGGGCCTGGCGCATCCCGTTCCTGCTGTCGATCGTGATGGTCTTCGTCGGCCTGTACGTCCGCCTGGCCATCCAGGAGACCCCGTCCTTCAAGAAGGAGCAGGAGCGCCGCGCGCAGGACAAGGCCAACGGCGTCCGCCGCACCCTGCCCTTCATGGACACCATCCGGTACCAGTGGCGCGAGGCCATGACCGGCGGCATCGCGCTCGCCTCGCTGTTCTCGCTGTTCTACATGGGCACCTCGTACCTGACCTCCTACGGCACGAAGGCGCTCGGGCTGGAGCGCATCGAGATCCTCGCCGTCGGCATGGTCGCCGCGGTCATCTTCGGCGCCGCCATCGCGGGTTTCGCCGCGCTCTCCGACCGCATCGGCCGCACCAGGGTCATCCTGACGTCGACCATCCTCGCGGTCCTGTGGACGCCGGCGCTGTTCTGGGTCCTCGACTTCGGCACCATCTGGCACTTCGCCCTCGGCCTGATCGTCACCATGGTGATCTTCGGCATCTCCTACGGCCCGGCCGGCGCGATGCTCCCCGAGATGTTCCGCGTCGACCTGCGTTACACCGGCGCCGGCCTGGCGTACAACATCGCGGCCATCCTCGGCGGCGCCATCCCGCCGCTGATCGCCGCCCCGCTCGCCGAGGCCTACGGCGGCCTGGCCGTCGGCCTCTTCCTCGCCGCGATCTCGCTGACCTCCACCATCGCGGTCACGCGGATCCGCTCCAACCACGAGGACGACATCGACGAGCACAACCAGCTCGTCCGCGAATCCGACGCCCTGGCCAAGCCGTAA